The following are from one region of the Pseudazoarcus pumilus genome:
- the metG gene encoding methionine--tRNA ligase — protein sequence MPRNILVTNALPYANGDIHLGHLVGYVQADIWVRYQRMRGHKVHFVCADDTHGTPVMLRAEKEGITPEQLIERVHGEHLRDFTGFHVAFDNYHTTHSPENRAYAERIYGRLREAGMIDARSIEQYYDPKREMFLPDRFIKGECPKCGAADQYGDNCEACGAAYAPTDLKNPYSAVSGATPDLRTSEHFFFRLSDARAVAFLRDWTRGTNAAGTRRLQTEAANKMREWLGDEGENKLSDWDISRDAPYFGFEIPGAPGKYFYVWLDAPIGYLASFRNLADKTEGIDVEAFTDAARADETGTEMVHFIGKDILYFHALFWPAMLHFAGFRTPTQLAVNGFLTVDGAKMSKSRGTFITAHSWLTQGLDPEWLRYYFATKSNSTMEDLDLSLDDMIARVNSDLVGKYVNIASRCAGFIAKRFDGRLGEVDAQACADFAAAFEGGTIARAYDERDFGRAMREIMRLADIANLYVNANKPWELAKQEGQDARLHTVCSTALTMFRDLSRYLKPVLPAMAAKVEAFLAIDPLDWTTDWAPLPSGHAIESYKHMMTRVERKQIDTLIDANRESLAPAPAGVPSSEQRHAERQQHQAQAAETAEPFISIDDFTKVDLRVARIESAEHVEGADKLLRLSLDIGETDAEGKPRPRQVFAGIKSAYDPATLVGRLTVMVANLAPRKMKFGMSEGMVLAASDENDKASGLYILSPDSGATPGMRIR from the coding sequence ATGCCGCGCAACATCCTCGTCACCAACGCCCTGCCCTACGCCAACGGCGACATTCACCTCGGACACCTGGTCGGCTACGTCCAGGCCGACATCTGGGTGCGCTACCAGCGCATGCGCGGTCACAAGGTGCATTTCGTCTGTGCCGACGACACGCACGGCACGCCGGTCATGCTGCGCGCGGAGAAGGAGGGCATCACGCCCGAGCAGCTGATCGAGCGCGTGCATGGCGAACACCTGCGCGACTTCACGGGCTTTCACGTCGCCTTCGACAACTATCACACCACGCACTCGCCCGAGAACCGCGCCTACGCCGAGCGCATCTACGGCCGGCTGCGCGAGGCCGGCATGATCGACGCGCGCTCGATCGAGCAGTATTACGACCCCAAGCGCGAGATGTTCCTGCCGGACCGCTTCATCAAGGGCGAGTGCCCCAAATGCGGCGCGGCCGACCAGTACGGCGACAATTGCGAGGCCTGCGGCGCGGCCTACGCGCCCACCGACCTGAAGAACCCGTACTCCGCGGTCTCCGGTGCCACACCCGACCTGCGAACCTCCGAGCACTTCTTCTTCCGCCTGTCGGATGCGCGCGCCGTGGCCTTCCTGCGCGACTGGACGCGCGGCACCAACGCCGCCGGCACGCGCCGCCTGCAGACCGAGGCCGCCAACAAGATGCGCGAATGGCTCGGCGACGAGGGCGAGAACAAGCTCTCCGACTGGGACATCTCGCGCGACGCGCCCTACTTCGGCTTCGAGATTCCGGGCGCGCCGGGCAAGTACTTCTATGTGTGGCTGGACGCCCCGATCGGCTATCTGGCGAGTTTCCGCAACCTCGCCGACAAGACCGAAGGCATCGACGTCGAGGCCTTCACCGACGCAGCGCGCGCCGACGAGACCGGCACCGAGATGGTGCACTTCATCGGCAAGGACATCCTCTACTTCCACGCGCTGTTCTGGCCTGCGATGCTGCACTTCGCCGGCTTCCGCACACCCACGCAACTGGCCGTCAACGGCTTTTTGACGGTCGACGGCGCCAAGATGAGCAAGAGCCGCGGCACCTTCATCACCGCGCACTCCTGGCTCACCCAGGGGCTAGACCCGGAGTGGCTGCGCTACTACTTCGCGACCAAGTCGAACTCGACGATGGAGGATCTGGACCTGAGCCTCGACGACATGATCGCGCGCGTCAATTCGGATCTGGTCGGCAAATACGTCAACATCGCCAGCCGCTGCGCCGGCTTCATCGCCAAGCGTTTCGACGGCCGCCTGGGTGAGGTCGACGCCCAGGCCTGCGCGGACTTCGCAGCCGCATTCGAAGGCGGCACCATCGCCCGTGCCTACGACGAGCGTGATTTCGGCCGCGCCATGCGCGAGATCATGCGTCTGGCCGACATCGCCAACCTCTACGTCAACGCCAACAAGCCCTGGGAACTGGCCAAGCAGGAGGGTCAGGACGCGCGCCTGCACACCGTGTGCTCGACCGCGCTGACCATGTTCCGCGACCTGTCGCGCTATCTGAAGCCGGTGCTGCCGGCCATGGCCGCCAAGGTCGAGGCCTTCCTCGCCATCGACCCGCTGGACTGGACGACGGACTGGGCGCCGCTGCCGTCCGGTCACGCCATCGAGTCGTACAAGCACATGATGACGCGTGTCGAACGCAAGCAGATCGACACGCTCATCGACGCCAACCGCGAGAGCCTCGCCCCGGCACCGGCCGGCGTACCCAGTTCCGAGCAGCGTCACGCCGAGCGCCAGCAGCATCAGGCGCAGGCCGCCGAGACGGCCGAGCCCTTCATCTCCATCGACGATTTCACCAAGGTCGACCTGCGCGTGGCGCGCATCGAATCGGCCGAACACGTCGAAGGTGCGGACAAGCTGCTGCGCCTGTCGCTCGACATCGGCGAGACCGACGCCGAAGGCAAGCCGCGCCCGCGCCAGGTCTTCGCCGGCATCAAATCGGCCTACGATCCGGCCACGCTGGTCGGCCGCCTGACGGTCATGGTCGCCAACCTCGCCCCGCGCAAGATGAAGTTCGGCATGAGCGAGGGCATGGTGCTGGCCGCCTCCGACGAGAACGACAAGGCTTCCGGCCTGTACATCCTGTCGCCGGATTCGGGCGCCACGCCGGGCATGCGCATCCGGTAA
- a CDS encoding thymidylate synthase has product MKQYLDLMRHVLEHGDEKSDRTGTGTRSVFGWQMRFDLAQGFPLLTTKKLHTRSIIHELLWFLRGDTNIAYLKENGVSIWDEWADADGELGPVYGKQWRRWATADGRSIDQIARLIDGLKNNPDSRRHIVSAWNPGEIDGMALPPCHALFQFHVAGGRLSCQLYQRSADIFLGVPFNIASYALLTMMVAQVCGYRPGDFVWTGGDCHLYSNHVDQAREQLSRTPRTLPTMKINPEVTDLFAFRFEDFTLEGYDPHPHIKAPVAV; this is encoded by the coding sequence ATGAAACAGTATCTTGACCTGATGCGTCACGTGCTCGAGCACGGCGACGAGAAATCCGACCGCACCGGCACCGGCACGCGCTCGGTGTTCGGCTGGCAGATGCGCTTCGACCTCGCGCAAGGCTTCCCGCTGCTCACCACGAAGAAGCTGCATACGCGCTCGATCATCCATGAGCTGCTGTGGTTTCTGCGCGGCGACACCAACATCGCCTATCTGAAGGAAAACGGCGTGTCGATCTGGGACGAATGGGCAGACGCCGACGGCGAACTTGGTCCGGTCTACGGCAAGCAGTGGCGTCGCTGGGCGACGGCCGACGGGCGCAGCATCGACCAGATCGCGCGACTCATCGACGGCCTGAAGAACAACCCGGACTCGCGCCGCCACATCGTCTCGGCCTGGAATCCAGGCGAGATCGACGGCATGGCGCTGCCGCCGTGCCATGCGCTGTTCCAGTTTCACGTCGCGGGTGGACGACTGTCGTGTCAGCTCTACCAGCGCAGCGCTGACATCTTTCTCGGCGTGCCGTTCAACATCGCTTCCTACGCCCTGCTGACGATGATGGTGGCGCAGGTGTGTGGCTATCGGCCGGGCGACTTCGTATGGACCGGCGGCGATTGTCACCTGTACAGCAACCATGTCGACCAGGCGCGCGAACAACTCTCGCGAACGCCGCGCACGCTGCCAACCATGAAGATCAACCCCGAGGTAACGGATCTGTTCGCCTTCCGCTTCGAGGACTTCACGCTGGAAGGCTACGACCCGCACCCGCACATCAAGGCACCGGTGGCGGTATGA
- a CDS encoding SulP family inorganic anion transporter, whose protein sequence is MFRFHPKILDTLPGYSREALTGDLAAGITVGVLALPLAMAFAIASGMSPAAGIWTAIVAGFLVALLGGSRVQIGGPTGAFIPIVYVIVIDYGVANLLIATMMSGVMLFAMGAFKLGTMIRFIPISVVIGFTNGIAVVIFLSQIKDFLGLQIEHMPGEFFGKMEALAGALHTAHAPTIALAVASITVLLAWNRAARHIGWMRRAPGPLAVLVLATLANALFVFPVETIGSRFGGIPQGLPDIGLPPIELGTLGKLVAPALTIALLGAIESLLSARVADNRIGDRHDPNQELMAQGVANVAAPLFGGFAATGAIARTATNIRVGGRTPVAGIVHALVLLAMVLALAPLADHIPLATLSAIVVIVAINMGEWHAFSRAALARRTRPYRATLLTTFGITVVFDLTLAVQVGIVMSALVFIFRMSDLTRIDAIDLSTRVPTEALLREDASARIRAYRLTGSLFFGATNKLDALLAADLERPDVVVLDVERLVHMDSTGLEILESLAQSLAARGIGLVLAGVQPQPGAILARSGLLDTLEIARDLDEALARVVPAPGQSRS, encoded by the coding sequence ATGTTCCGCTTCCACCCCAAGATCCTCGACACGCTTCCAGGCTATAGCCGGGAGGCGCTGACCGGCGACCTGGCCGCCGGCATCACGGTCGGCGTGCTCGCGCTGCCGCTGGCCATGGCCTTTGCCATCGCCTCGGGCATGAGCCCGGCGGCCGGGATCTGGACCGCCATCGTGGCGGGCTTCCTCGTCGCGCTGCTGGGCGGCTCGCGCGTGCAGATCGGCGGGCCGACCGGTGCCTTCATTCCCATCGTCTACGTCATCGTCATCGACTACGGCGTGGCCAATCTGCTCATCGCGACGATGATGTCGGGCGTGATGCTGTTCGCGATGGGGGCCTTCAAGCTCGGCACGATGATCCGCTTCATCCCGATCTCGGTCGTGATCGGTTTCACCAACGGCATCGCGGTGGTGATCTTTCTCTCTCAGATCAAGGACTTCCTGGGTCTGCAGATCGAGCACATGCCGGGCGAGTTCTTCGGCAAGATGGAAGCGCTGGCCGGCGCCTTGCACACCGCGCACGCACCGACCATCGCGCTGGCGGTCGCTTCGATCACCGTGCTGCTGGCATGGAACCGCGCCGCCCGCCACATCGGCTGGATGCGTCGCGCGCCGGGCCCACTGGCGGTGCTGGTGCTGGCGACGCTGGCGAATGCCTTGTTCGTGTTTCCGGTCGAGACCATCGGCAGCCGTTTCGGCGGCATCCCGCAGGGCCTGCCGGACATCGGCCTGCCGCCCATCGAACTGGGCACGCTGGGCAAGCTCGTCGCCCCGGCGCTGACCATCGCGCTGCTCGGCGCCATCGAATCGCTGCTCTCGGCGCGCGTCGCCGACAACCGCATCGGCGACCGTCACGATCCCAATCAGGAGTTGATGGCGCAGGGCGTGGCCAACGTCGCCGCACCGCTGTTCGGCGGCTTCGCCGCCACCGGGGCGATCGCACGCACGGCCACCAACATCCGGGTGGGCGGGCGCACGCCGGTGGCCGGCATCGTGCACGCGCTGGTGTTGCTCGCCATGGTGCTGGCGCTCGCACCGCTGGCCGATCACATCCCGCTCGCGACGCTGTCGGCCATCGTCGTCATCGTCGCCATCAACATGGGCGAGTGGCATGCCTTCTCGCGCGCGGCGCTCGCCCGGCGCACGCGCCCCTACCGCGCGACCCTGCTCACGACCTTCGGCATCACGGTGGTGTTCGACCTGACGCTCGCCGTGCAGGTCGGCATCGTGATGTCCGCCCTGGTGTTCATCTTCCGCATGTCGGACCTGACCCGCATCGACGCCATCGACCTCTCCACCCGTGTACCGACCGAGGCGCTGCTACGCGAGGACGCCAGCGCACGCATTCGCGCCTACCGGCTGACCGGCAGCCTGTTCTTCGGCGCCACCAACAAGCTCGACGCACTACTCGCTGCGGACCTTGAGCGCCCAGACGTCGTCGTCCTCGACGTCGAGCGCCTGGTGCATATGGACAGCACCGGGCTGGAGATCCTCGAGAGTCTCGCCCAAAGCCTGGCCGCGCGCGGCATCGGCCTGGTGCTCGCGGGCGTGCAGCCCCAGCCCGGCGCGATCCTGGCGCGTTCGGGCCTGCTCGATACGCTGGAAATCGCGCGCGACCTGGACGAAGCGCTTGCGCGAGTCGTCCCGGCGCCGGGACAATCACGCTCATGA
- a CDS encoding acylphosphatase: protein MSEDKKIREPLARHLLIHGKVQGVYYRASAEKEAMRLGLSGWVRNRFSGEVEAVVYGPEADVDAFIDWAREGPPAAEVTRIEISSAEPPDEGFRVLPTA from the coding sequence ATGAGTGAAGACAAGAAGATCCGCGAACCCCTGGCCCGCCACCTGCTCATCCACGGCAAGGTGCAGGGCGTGTATTACCGCGCCAGCGCGGAGAAGGAAGCGATGCGCCTGGGCCTGTCCGGCTGGGTGCGCAACCGCTTCTCCGGCGAGGTCGAAGCCGTCGTCTATGGCCCGGAAGCCGACGTCGACGCCTTCATCGACTGGGCGCGCGAAGGCCCGCCGGCGGCCGAGGTGACGCGTATCGAGATCTCGTCGGCGGAACCGCCGGATGAGGGCTTTCGCGTGCTGCCGACCGCATAG
- a CDS encoding dihydrofolate reductase, which translates to MSDKPEIVLVAAVARNGVIGRDNGLPWRLKSDLAHFKRITLGHPIVMGRKTWESLGRPLPGRRNIVVTRNAQYRADGAEVFTDVDTAIAAAGTGTICVIGGAELYRHLLDRADRLVLTEVAAEVAGDAHFPDFDRETFVEASREQHRADADNEHDYAFVEYRRR; encoded by the coding sequence ATGAGTGACAAACCCGAAATCGTCCTCGTCGCGGCGGTGGCGCGCAACGGTGTGATCGGCCGCGACAACGGTCTGCCGTGGCGCCTGAAGTCGGACCTGGCGCACTTCAAGCGCATCACGCTGGGACATCCGATCGTGATGGGGCGCAAGACCTGGGAATCGCTGGGCCGACCGCTGCCCGGACGGCGCAACATCGTCGTGACGCGCAACGCGCAGTACCGCGCGGACGGCGCCGAGGTGTTTACCGATGTCGACACGGCGATCGCGGCGGCCGGCACCGGCACGATCTGCGTGATCGGCGGTGCCGAACTGTATCGGCACCTGCTCGATCGTGCCGACCGTCTGGTGCTGACCGAGGTCGCCGCGGAGGTCGCGGGAGATGCCCACTTTCCGGACTTCGACCGCGAGACCTTCGTCGAGGCCTCGCGCGAGCAGCACCGGGCAGACGCCGACAACGAGCACGACTACGCCTTCGTCGAATACCGTCGGCGCTGA
- the dcd gene encoding dCTP deaminase: MSIKSDQWIRRMAQEHGMIEPFEADLVRENGSGRIVSYGTSSYGYDVRCANEFKIFTNINSTIVDPKHFEPGNFVDFTGDVCIIPPNSFALARTVEYFRIPRSVLTVCLGKSTYARCGIIVNVTPLEPEWEGHVTLEFSNTTPLPARIYANEGVAQMLFFESDEVCQTSYRDRGGKYQGQKGVTLPKI, from the coding sequence ATGTCCATCAAGTCCGACCAGTGGATCCGCCGCATGGCGCAGGAGCACGGCATGATCGAGCCGTTCGAGGCGGATCTGGTGCGTGAGAACGGTTCGGGCCGGATCGTCTCCTATGGCACCTCGAGCTACGGCTACGACGTGCGCTGCGCGAACGAATTCAAGATCTTCACCAACATCAACTCGACCATCGTCGACCCCAAGCACTTCGAACCGGGCAACTTCGTCGATTTCACCGGCGACGTATGCATCATCCCGCCGAATTCGTTCGCGCTGGCGCGTACCGTCGAGTACTTCCGCATTCCGCGCAGCGTGCTGACCGTGTGCCTGGGCAAGAGCACCTATGCGCGCTGCGGCATCATCGTGAACGTGACGCCGCTGGAACCGGAGTGGGAAGGCCATGTGACGCTGGAGTTTTCCAACACCACGCCGCTGCCGGCGCGCATCTACGCCAACGAGGGCGTGGCGCAGATGCTGTTCTTCGAATCCGACGAGGTGTGCCAGACCTCCTACCGGGATCGCGGCGGCAAGTATCAGGGTCAGAAGGGCGTCACGCTTCCCAAGATCTGA
- a CDS encoding arginine/lysine/ornithine decarboxylase, producing the protein MRFHFPIIIIDEDFRSENTSGLGIRALAKAIEGEGIEVLGVTSYGDLTSFAQQQSRGSAFILSIDDEEFSSPEAADKAIADLRAFVQEIRHRNADIPIFIYGETRTTRHVPNDVLREMHGFIHMFEDTPEFVARYIVREAKNYLETLAPPFFRALTHYAADGSYSWHCPGHSGGVAFLKSPVGQMFHQFFGENMLRADVCNAVEELGQLLDHTGPVAASERNAARIFNCDHLYFVTNGTSTSNKMVWHTTVAPDDVVVVDRNCHKSILHSIIMTGAVPVFLTPTRNHFGIIGPIPLEEFSMENIQKKIDANPFARAAAGKKPRILTITQSTYDGVVYNVETIKEKLDGHIDTLHFDEAWLPHAAFHDFYGDYHAIGADRPRCKSSMIFSTQSTHKLLAGLSQASQILVQDSETRKLDRDIFNEAYLMHTSTSPQYAIIASCDVAAAMMEPPGGPALVEESLSEAVEFRRSMRKVEAEFGASDWWFQVWGPDYLADEGMGTRDDWTLKPSDRWHGFGNLAEGFNVLDPIKATVITPGLNVDGDFAEWGIPAGILTRYLAEHGIIVEKTGLYSFFIMFTIGITKGRWNTMVTELQQFKDDYDGNQPLWRVMPDFIAKYPRYEKIGLKDLCAEIHSFYKAHDVARLTTEMYLSDMVPAMKPADAFAKMAHREIERVPIDQLEGRVTAMLVTPYPPGIPLLIPGERFNATIVRYLQFARDFNAGFPGFETDIHGLVRDERDGVVGYHVDCVK; encoded by the coding sequence ATGCGCTTCCATTTTCCGATCATCATCATCGATGAGGACTTCCGTTCCGAGAACACCTCGGGCCTGGGCATCCGTGCGCTCGCCAAGGCGATCGAGGGCGAGGGCATCGAGGTGCTGGGGGTTACCAGCTACGGTGACCTGACCTCGTTCGCGCAGCAGCAAAGTCGCGGCTCGGCCTTCATCCTGTCGATCGACGACGAGGAGTTCTCGTCGCCCGAGGCCGCCGACAAGGCGATCGCCGACCTGCGCGCCTTCGTGCAGGAGATCCGCCACCGCAACGCCGACATCCCGATCTTCATCTACGGCGAGACGCGCACCACGCGCCACGTGCCCAATGACGTGCTGCGCGAGATGCACGGCTTCATCCACATGTTCGAGGACACGCCGGAGTTCGTCGCGCGCTACATCGTGCGCGAGGCCAAGAACTACCTGGAGACGCTGGCGCCGCCGTTCTTCCGTGCGCTCACGCACTACGCGGCTGACGGTTCCTACTCCTGGCACTGCCCGGGGCACTCGGGCGGTGTGGCCTTCCTGAAGAGCCCGGTGGGGCAGATGTTCCACCAGTTCTTCGGCGAGAACATGCTGCGCGCCGACGTGTGCAACGCTGTGGAAGAACTCGGCCAGCTGCTCGACCACACCGGCCCGGTGGCCGCTTCCGAGCGCAATGCGGCGCGCATCTTCAACTGCGACCACCTGTACTTCGTCACCAATGGCACGTCGACATCGAACAAGATGGTGTGGCACACGACGGTTGCCCCCGATGACGTGGTGGTGGTCGACCGCAACTGCCACAAGTCGATTCTCCACTCCATCATCATGACCGGGGCCGTGCCGGTGTTCCTGACACCGACGCGCAACCACTTCGGCATCATCGGCCCGATCCCGCTCGAAGAGTTCTCGATGGAGAACATCCAGAAGAAGATCGACGCCAACCCGTTCGCGCGCGCCGCGGCCGGCAAGAAGCCGCGCATCCTGACCATCACGCAATCGACCTACGACGGCGTGGTCTACAACGTCGAGACCATCAAGGAAAAGCTCGACGGCCACATCGACACGCTGCACTTCGACGAGGCCTGGTTGCCGCATGCGGCTTTCCACGACTTCTACGGTGATTACCACGCCATCGGTGCGGACCGTCCGCGCTGCAAGTCGTCGATGATCTTTTCGACGCAGTCGACGCACAAGCTGCTCGCCGGCCTCAGTCAGGCTTCGCAGATCCTCGTGCAGGACTCGGAGACGCGCAAGCTCGATCGCGACATCTTCAACGAGGCCTATCTGATGCACACCTCGACCTCGCCGCAGTACGCGATCATCGCCTCGTGCGACGTCGCGGCGGCGATGATGGAGCCGCCGGGCGGCCCGGCCCTGGTCGAGGAGTCGCTGTCGGAGGCGGTCGAGTTTCGTCGCTCGATGCGCAAGGTCGAGGCCGAGTTCGGCGCGTCCGACTGGTGGTTCCAGGTGTGGGGGCCGGACTATCTGGCCGACGAGGGCATGGGCACGCGCGACGACTGGACGCTCAAGCCCAGTGATCGCTGGCATGGCTTCGGCAATCTGGCCGAGGGCTTCAACGTCCTCGATCCGATCAAGGCGACGGTGATCACGCCGGGCCTGAACGTCGACGGAGATTTCGCCGAATGGGGGATTCCGGCCGGCATCCTCACGCGCTACCTGGCCGAGCACGGCATCATCGTCGAGAAGACCGGGCTGTACTCGTTCTTCATCATGTTCACCATCGGCATCACCAAGGGCCGCTGGAACACGATGGTCACCGAACTGCAGCAGTTCAAGGACGACTACGACGGCAACCAGCCGCTGTGGCGCGTGATGCCCGATTTCATCGCCAAGTATCCGCGCTACGAGAAGATCGGCCTGAAGGATCTGTGCGCCGAGATTCACAGCTTCTACAAGGCGCACGATGTTGCCCGCCTGACCACCGAGATGTATCTGTCGGACATGGTGCCGGCGATGAAGCCGGCCGATGCCTTCGCCAAGATGGCGCACCGCGAGATCGAGCGCGTGCCCATCGATCAGCTCGAAGGGCGTGTCACCGCGATGCTCGTCACGCCGTATCCGCCGGGCATCCCGCTGCTGATTCCGGGCGAGCGCTTCAACGCGACGATCGTGCGCTACCTGCAGTTCGCGCGCGACTTCAATGCCGGCTTCCCCGGCTTCGAGACGGACATCCACGGGCTCGTGCGCGACGAGCGCGACGGCGTGGTGGGGTACCACGTCGATTGCGTCAAATGA
- a CDS encoding diacylglycerol kinase, translated as MESPYKGKSGVQRIWNAFHYSLDGLCAAFRHEDAFRQELLLAAVLLPLGLWLGVGGLEKAMLTAPVLLVLVVELLNSAVEATVDRISLDDHLLAKRAKDIGSAAVLLSFVMLAAVWVLVLFV; from the coding sequence ATGGAAAGCCCGTATAAGGGGAAGTCGGGTGTGCAGCGGATCTGGAATGCTTTCCACTATTCGCTCGATGGATTGTGCGCGGCGTTCCGTCACGAGGACGCGTTCCGACAGGAACTGCTGCTCGCGGCCGTGCTGCTGCCGCTTGGGCTGTGGCTCGGAGTTGGAGGGCTGGAAAAGGCCATGCTGACCGCCCCTGTGCTGCTGGTGCTGGTCGTGGAATTGCTCAATTCCGCGGTGGAGGCGACGGTCGATCGCATATCTCTCGACGACCATCTGCTGGCCAAGCGGGCGAAGGACATTGGCAGCGCGGCCGTGCTGCTCTCTTTCGTTATGCTCGCCGCCGTGTGGGTGCTCGTGTTGTTCGTCTGA
- the apbC gene encoding iron-sulfur cluster carrier protein ApbC: MSVTPESVSEILKSVIDPNTGKSLAAERAVRDVKVSDGRVQVAIELGYPAKSQQEVIAALVREAVGGLDGVDGVDVEVGWKIVAHAVQQGVKPLPGVKNIIAVASGKGGVGKSTTAANLALALAAEGARVGVLDADIYGPSQPQMLGVAGQRPQSTDGKRMLPLAAHGLQMMSIGCLIDTETPMVWRGPMATQALTQLLKDTAWDDVDYLVIDMPPGTGDIQLTLSQQVPVTGAVIVTTPQDIALIDARKGLKMFEKVGVSIVGVVENMSVHICSNCGHEERIFGTGGGERLCADYKVPFLGALPLAMAIRAEADGGTPTVAAEPDGRIAQIYRDIARKVAIGIAGKARDMTHKFPKIVIQNT, encoded by the coding sequence ATGAGCGTCACTCCGGAAAGCGTTTCCGAAATCCTCAAGTCGGTGATCGATCCGAATACCGGCAAGAGCCTGGCCGCCGAGCGCGCCGTGCGCGACGTCAAGGTGAGCGATGGCCGCGTGCAGGTCGCGATCGAACTGGGCTATCCGGCAAAGAGCCAGCAGGAGGTCATTGCTGCACTGGTGCGCGAGGCCGTCGGCGGACTCGACGGCGTGGATGGCGTCGATGTCGAAGTCGGCTGGAAGATCGTCGCGCACGCGGTGCAGCAGGGCGTCAAGCCACTGCCCGGCGTGAAGAACATCATCGCCGTGGCCTCGGGCAAGGGCGGCGTGGGCAAGAGCACGACGGCGGCCAACCTGGCGCTGGCGCTGGCCGCCGAGGGCGCGCGCGTCGGCGTGCTGGATGCGGACATCTACGGCCCCTCGCAGCCGCAGATGCTGGGCGTGGCCGGGCAGCGACCGCAGTCGACCGACGGCAAGCGCATGCTGCCGCTGGCGGCGCACGGCCTGCAGATGATGTCGATCGGCTGTCTCATCGACACCGAGACGCCGATGGTGTGGCGCGGCCCGATGGCCACCCAGGCCCTCACGCAACTGCTCAAGGACACGGCCTGGGACGATGTGGACTATCTCGTGATCGATATGCCGCCGGGCACCGGCGACATCCAGCTCACGCTCTCGCAGCAGGTACCGGTGACCGGCGCGGTGATCGTCACCACGCCGCAGGACATCGCCCTGATCGACGCGCGCAAGGGACTCAAGATGTTCGAGAAGGTCGGCGTGTCCATCGTCGGCGTGGTCGAGAACATGAGCGTGCACATCTGCTCGAACTGCGGACACGAGGAGCGCATCTTCGGCACTGGCGGCGGCGAGCGTCTGTGTGCCGATTACAAGGTGCCTTTCCTGGGTGCGCTGCCGCTGGCGATGGCCATCCGCGCGGAGGCCGACGGCGGCACGCCGACGGTCGCCGCCGAGCCGGACGGGCGCATCGCGCAGATCTACCGCGACATCGCGCGCAAGGTGGCGATCGGCATCGCCGGCAAGGCGCGCGACATGACCCACAAGTTCCCCAAGATCGTCATCCAGAACACCTGA